A genomic window from Armatimonadota bacterium includes:
- a CDS encoding nucleoside-diphosphate kinase encodes MKEIRRERTLVFLKPDGVQRGLIGEVLARFERAGLKVVALKMLWPDRDLLDRHYPKDESFLATIGGKTKEAFAAYGLDVRRETGTDDPLAIGRQVRGWLIDYVSSGPVAAFVLEGIHAVSVVRKLVGDTLPFRAAPGTIRGDYSIDSPTVANLMKRPVRNLIHASGSPEEAAQEISLWFGADEIFDYPRADERAMFG; translated from the coding sequence ATGAAGGAGATCCGCCGGGAGCGGACGCTGGTCTTTCTGAAGCCCGACGGCGTGCAGCGCGGACTCATCGGCGAAGTGCTGGCCCGGTTCGAGCGCGCCGGGCTGAAGGTTGTGGCCCTGAAGATGCTCTGGCCCGATCGGGACCTGCTGGACCGCCATTACCCGAAAGATGAATCCTTCCTGGCCACGATTGGGGGGAAGACGAAGGAAGCCTTCGCCGCCTACGGCCTGGATGTGCGCCGGGAGACCGGAACCGACGACCCGCTGGCCATCGGCCGCCAGGTGCGGGGGTGGCTGATCGACTACGTCTCCTCCGGGCCCGTCGCCGCCTTCGTCCTGGAGGGCATCCACGCCGTGAGCGTCGTGCGCAAGCTCGTCGGGGACACCCTGCCTTTTCGCGCCGCGCCGGGCACCATTCGCGGGGACTACTCCATCGATTCGCCGACGGTGGCCAACCTCATGAAGCGGCCCGTGCGCAACCTCATCCACGCCTCCGGTTCTCCGGAAGAAGCCGCCCAGGAGATCTCCCTGTGGTTCGGCGCGGACGAGATCTTCGACTACCCGCGGGCGGACGAGCGGGCGATGTTCGGCTAG
- a CDS encoding tetratricopeptide repeat protein, with translation MAPVDLPAIAVPLIDREAELAAARAALLSDDIRLLTLTGAPGVGKTRLAMAAAAEVAGAYADGAVFVDLTPITDHAQVSRAVAGRLGLRPHTAQPALDLLTQVLREQHLLLVLDGFEHVVDAAPDVAVMVAAAPGLKVLVTSREPLRISWEHQLVVPPLGVPDLSRPLDTAVVAASPAVMLFVVRAQAVDRAFTLNPANARAVAEICVGLDGLPLALELAAAQVKTLSPEAIRDRLDHRLTLLHRAVRDLPARHHTLRAAVGWSYSRLDPGQQALFRRLAVFVGGVPLEGAEAVCGDLQVDVLDGLASLVDRSLLQREEHPEGAPRFRMLETLREFALEQLAVSGELDTVWRRHAEFYLSLVERAAPELTGREQGQWLDRMEREYPNIRAALNRAREAGDAALLPRFVAALWRFWNVRGYWVEGRTWTAAALPLVPTDSGALRLRVLHGSSVLAWRAREYAAAAALAEETAALARRLGDGQTLAHALRILSLIDRDRRELRRAQELAAQSLRLFEDLQDRQGLATAARLLGLVYIETGEFRGARDLFERSLTLSRELGDDRGATWSTYGVAAVALAEGNLVQAAALGEACLRAFEARAERDGVAQALVHLGRVALARGSHGEAERLQSEALHIRRFLGDPVLIASSQRELAVIAQDAGADGRALGLYRESLEAFERAGDRLGIARCLEGLAVLAADNAQAHQAARLFGAADALLDRIGVVRRPGWFPAQVRPERVTRAHSAVQRELGAEAFSRAAAAGAGLSVSVAVAEAMGVAVRQPAPGGPPRIGSLTRRELEVAGLVALGLSNREIAGRLFISEHTAATHVQHILDKLDLSSRAQIAAWAVEQGIKPPA, from the coding sequence ATGGCGCCAGTGGATCTGCCGGCCATCGCCGTCCCGCTCATCGACCGAGAGGCGGAACTTGCCGCAGCCCGGGCGGCCCTGCTGAGTGACGACATCCGCCTGCTGACCCTGACCGGCGCGCCCGGCGTGGGGAAGACGCGTCTGGCGATGGCGGCGGCCGCCGAGGTGGCGGGGGCGTATGCCGACGGCGCAGTGTTCGTCGATCTGACCCCGATCACCGATCATGCGCAGGTGAGCCGGGCCGTAGCCGGGCGCCTGGGCCTCCGTCCGCACACCGCCCAACCGGCGCTGGACTTGCTCACCCAGGTGCTGAGGGAGCAGCACCTCTTGCTGGTCCTGGACGGTTTCGAGCACGTGGTGGACGCCGCTCCCGACGTGGCCGTCATGGTTGCGGCAGCGCCCGGCTTGAAGGTGTTGGTGACCAGCCGCGAGCCGCTGCGCATAAGCTGGGAGCATCAGCTTGTCGTCCCGCCTCTCGGGGTTCCCGATCTCAGCCGCCCGCTGGACACCGCCGTGGTGGCGGCATCGCCCGCGGTCATGCTCTTCGTGGTCCGAGCTCAGGCGGTTGACCGTGCGTTCACCCTGAACCCCGCCAACGCGCGGGCCGTCGCCGAAATCTGCGTGGGTCTGGACGGCCTGCCTCTGGCGCTGGAGCTGGCCGCCGCGCAGGTCAAGACGCTCTCCCCGGAGGCGATCCGCGACCGCCTGGACCACCGGTTGACCTTGTTGCACCGGGCGGTGCGCGACCTGCCGGCCCGGCACCATACGCTGCGGGCGGCCGTGGGGTGGAGTTACTCCCGGCTGGATCCAGGGCAGCAGGCGCTTTTCCGCCGCCTGGCCGTGTTCGTGGGCGGGGTTCCCCTGGAGGGAGCCGAGGCTGTGTGTGGGGACCTCCAGGTGGACGTGCTCGACGGACTTGCCTCCCTGGTGGACAGGAGCCTCCTGCAGCGGGAGGAGCACCCCGAGGGGGCTCCGCGCTTTCGGATGCTGGAAACGCTCCGCGAGTTCGCCCTGGAACAGCTGGCGGTCAGCGGGGAACTGGACACAGTCTGGCGCCGCCACGCCGAGTTCTACCTTTCCCTGGTGGAGCGGGCCGCACCTGAACTGACCGGCCGGGAGCAGGGACAGTGGCTTGACCGCATGGAGCGCGAGTACCCCAACATCCGTGCCGCCCTGAACCGGGCACGGGAAGCTGGCGACGCCGCGCTCCTCCCCCGGTTCGTCGCCGCGCTCTGGCGTTTCTGGAACGTGCGCGGCTACTGGGTCGAAGGACGCACCTGGACGGCGGCCGCCCTGCCTCTCGTCCCGACGGACTCCGGGGCGCTGCGCCTGCGGGTCCTGCACGGTTCGTCCGTGCTTGCCTGGCGGGCTCGCGAATATGCCGCGGCGGCCGCCCTGGCCGAGGAGACCGCCGCCCTGGCCAGGCGGCTGGGAGACGGCCAGACCCTGGCGCATGCCCTCCGCATACTGTCCCTGATCGATCGAGACCGGCGTGAGCTGAGGCGAGCCCAGGAGCTGGCCGCGCAGAGCCTGAGGCTTTTCGAGGACCTGCAGGACCGACAGGGGCTGGCCACGGCCGCGCGCCTGCTGGGACTGGTGTACATCGAGACGGGCGAGTTCCGCGGCGCCCGGGACCTCTTCGAACGCAGCCTTACCCTTTCCAGGGAGCTCGGCGACGACCGCGGCGCGACCTGGTCCACCTACGGCGTGGCCGCCGTCGCGCTGGCCGAGGGTAACCTCGTCCAGGCCGCGGCCCTGGGCGAGGCGTGCCTGCGGGCATTCGAGGCGCGGGCTGAACGGGACGGCGTGGCCCAGGCGCTGGTCCACCTGGGACGCGTCGCCCTCGCCCGCGGCAGCCATGGGGAGGCCGAGCGACTCCAGAGCGAGGCTCTGCACATCCGCCGGTTCCTGGGGGATCCTGTCCTGATCGCTTCTTCCCAGCGGGAGCTCGCCGTGATCGCCCAGGACGCGGGGGCCGACGGGCGGGCCCTGGGCCTCTACCGGGAATCTCTGGAGGCCTTCGAGCGCGCCGGCGACAGGCTGGGGATCGCGCGCTGCCTGGAGGGACTGGCGGTGCTGGCGGCGGACAACGCCCAGGCCCACCAGGCGGCCAGGCTCTTCGGTGCCGCCGATGCGCTGTTGGATCGGATCGGCGTCGTCCGGCGGCCCGGCTGGTTCCCGGCGCAGGTGCGTCCCGAGCGGGTGACACGCGCGCATTCCGCCGTACAGAGGGAACTTGGCGCGGAAGCCTTCAGTCGCGCAGCGGCCGCGGGGGCAGGGCTCTCCGTCAGCGTGGCGGTGGCCGAGGCCATGGGGGTGGCTGTCCGCCAGCCCGCGCCGGGAGGCCCGCCGCGGATCGGGTCCCTGACCCGGCGGGAGCTGGAGGTCGCCGGCCTGGTGGCCCTGGGGCTGTCGAACCGCGAGATCGCCGGGCGGCTCTTCATCAGCGAGCACACGGCTGCCACCCACGTCCAGCACATCCTGGACAAACTGGACCTCTCCTCCCGCGCCCAGATCGCCGCCTGGGCCGTCGAGCAGGGAATCAAGCCGCCAGCCTGA
- a CDS encoding A/G-specific adenine glycosylase, which translates to MAPQTAAGSDLNRRRTFVRRLLRWYARHGRDLPWRRTRDPYRILVSEVMLQQTQVERVLPKYREFLRRYPSLEALARAPAREVREAWYPLGYNIRPLRLRAIARAAIREHDGRLPRTREELLRLKGIGPYTAGALLTFAFGKPTPILETNVRRVLRRVFFRDRPTADRLLWTLAAELLPASDGYNFNQALMDFGATVCRARAPRCADCPMRGICLTVLRPMRRDRR; encoded by the coding sequence ATGGCACCGCAGACCGCGGCCGGGTCGGACCTGAACCGCCGGCGGACCTTTGTCCGCCGCCTGCTCCGCTGGTACGCCCGCCACGGTCGGGATCTGCCGTGGCGGCGCACCCGCGACCCCTACCGGATCCTTGTCTCCGAGGTCATGCTCCAGCAGACCCAGGTGGAGCGGGTGCTGCCGAAGTATCGAGAGTTTCTGCGGCGCTACCCGTCGCTCGAAGCCCTGGCCCGCGCGCCCGCACGCGAGGTCCGCGAGGCCTGGTATCCGCTGGGCTACAACATCAGACCGCTGCGGCTGCGGGCGATCGCCCGCGCCGCGATCCGGGAACACGACGGCCGGCTGCCGCGGACCCGCGAGGAGCTGCTGCGCCTTAAGGGGATCGGCCCGTACACCGCCGGCGCGCTGCTGACCTTCGCCTTTGGGAAACCGACCCCGATCCTGGAGACGAATGTCCGCCGGGTGCTGCGACGCGTCTTCTTCCGCGACCGGCCCACGGCGGACCGGCTGCTGTGGACCCTGGCCGCGGAGCTGCTCCCCGCCAGCGACGGCTACAACTTCAACCAGGCCCTGATGGATTTCGGGGCCACGGTGTGCAGGGCCCGCGCTCCGCGCTGCGCGGACTGCCCGATGCGCGGGATCTGTCTCACCGTTCTCCGGCCGATGCGGAGGGACCGGCGCTGA
- a CDS encoding HAD-IIIA family hydrolase — protein MQGPRSALRGLPDARDLSHRSPADAEGPALIPPSVRTIFFDAGDTLIAYRRPLRILLQDFFIEHDEIVRRDRIAEALEALNLRYRSVMDTIRTVEQERRLWRAVARDLLDLLLPQRRDLADRLGRWFSESWWLLKVFRDVRPAMHRLRRRGYQLAVVSNWEPSLEEVLDHLGLRFYFTAVVTSSVEGIWKPDPRLFEIALRRCGLRPEEAVSVGDDVERDVEAAARAGLAGILLDRFGDHPEYTPRVRDLGELADRLPARLVPSG, from the coding sequence GTGCAGGGCCCGCGCTCCGCGCTGCGCGGACTGCCCGATGCGCGGGATCTGTCTCACCGTTCTCCGGCCGATGCGGAGGGACCGGCGCTGATCCCCCCGTCGGTCCGCACCATCTTCTTCGATGCCGGCGACACGTTGATCGCCTACCGCCGACCGCTGCGGATCCTGCTCCAGGACTTCTTCATCGAACACGACGAGATCGTGCGGCGCGACCGGATCGCGGAGGCGCTGGAGGCGCTGAACCTGCGTTACCGGTCGGTCATGGACACCATCCGCACCGTAGAACAGGAACGCCGTCTGTGGCGGGCGGTGGCGCGTGATCTGCTGGACCTCCTCCTTCCGCAGCGCCGCGATCTCGCCGACCGCCTGGGGCGGTGGTTCAGCGAGAGCTGGTGGCTGCTGAAGGTGTTCCGCGACGTCCGGCCGGCGATGCACCGGCTGCGGCGCCGCGGGTACCAGCTGGCCGTGGTCTCCAACTGGGAACCCTCGCTCGAGGAGGTGCTGGATCACCTGGGCCTGCGCTTCTACTTCACCGCCGTGGTCACGTCGTCGGTGGAAGGGATCTGGAAACCGGATCCGCGCCTGTTCGAGATCGCCCTCCGGCGCTGCGGTCTCCGGCCGGAAGAGGCGGTCAGCGTCGGCGACGACGTCGAGCGGGACGTGGAGGCCGCCGCCCGGGCCGGGCTGGCCGGCATCCTGCTGGATCGCTTCGGCGACCACCCGGAGTACACCCCGCGGGTAAGGGACCTGGGCGAACTGGCCGACCGCCTGCCCGCCCGCCTGGTGCCGTCCGGGTGA
- the ggt gene encoding gamma-glutamyltransferase produces the protein MDVQASFRTGRAPVFSPRGIIATGHPLASAAGLHVLMRGGNAVDAALAAAGVLGVVQPMMSGLGGDTFIVLWRAAERRAVALNGSGVAPYAATAEWFRSRGYTTMPLRGMLSVSVPGAVDAMTVALARWGSGRFTLGQLLEPAMEYAAHGFPVAERVAQWIRQSADVLARYPSSARIYLPDGRTPQTGQTLRNPDLARSLRLVAEGGAEVFYRGELARRLVRYCREHGGLLGEREFAEHVSEVYEPIRTTYRGITVCTTAPPSQGVILLEMLNILEGFPPEELRWGAARAVHLMVEAKKLAVADRLAYLGDPRQVRNPLDTLLSKEFASRRRRAIDPGRAQAVASAGALPETVGDTTYLCAADAEGNVVSFITSLSAIFGCGEVVEGTGILLNNRAGRGFTLEEGHPNCIAPGKRTMHTLMPFLALREDAPWLAWGTPGGDGQPQWNLQAFSAVVDSGIPLQAAVELPRWTSFPTTDPAILPAPFELRAETGFPEGTLRELEAMGHAVRHPEPDDQPGGMQALLLGDGVYIGASDPRVDGCAVGF, from the coding sequence ATGGATGTGCAGGCATCCTTCCGCACCGGCCGTGCGCCGGTGTTTTCACCCCGGGGGATCATCGCCACGGGCCATCCCCTCGCCTCCGCTGCGGGGCTGCACGTCCTGATGCGGGGCGGTAACGCGGTGGATGCCGCGCTGGCCGCCGCCGGCGTCCTCGGGGTCGTCCAGCCCATGATGTCGGGGCTCGGCGGCGATACCTTCATCGTGCTGTGGCGGGCGGCGGAGCGCAGGGCCGTCGCCCTCAACGGCAGCGGCGTTGCGCCCTACGCGGCCACGGCGGAGTGGTTCCGCTCCCGCGGCTACACGACGATGCCCCTGCGCGGGATGCTCTCCGTCTCCGTGCCCGGCGCGGTGGATGCCATGACCGTGGCCCTGGCGCGGTGGGGCTCCGGGCGCTTCACCCTGGGGCAACTGCTCGAGCCGGCGATGGAGTATGCCGCGCACGGCTTTCCGGTCGCCGAGCGGGTCGCGCAGTGGATTCGCCAGTCGGCGGATGTGCTGGCCCGGTATCCGTCGTCGGCCCGCATCTACCTGCCGGACGGGCGGACGCCGCAGACCGGTCAGACGCTGAGAAATCCCGATCTCGCCCGCAGCCTTCGGCTTGTGGCCGAGGGCGGGGCGGAGGTGTTCTACCGGGGAGAGCTGGCCCGTCGGCTGGTCCGCTACTGTCGGGAGCACGGGGGGTTGCTGGGGGAGCGCGAGTTCGCCGAGCACGTTTCGGAGGTCTACGAGCCGATCCGGACCACCTACCGGGGGATCACGGTATGCACGACCGCGCCCCCCTCCCAGGGCGTCATCCTCCTGGAGATGCTGAACATCCTGGAGGGATTCCCGCCCGAGGAGCTGCGCTGGGGCGCGGCGCGGGCCGTCCACCTGATGGTGGAGGCGAAGAAACTGGCCGTGGCCGACCGCCTGGCCTATCTGGGCGACCCGCGCCAGGTCAGGAATCCCCTCGATACGCTCCTCTCAAAGGAGTTTGCCTCCCGTCGTCGGCGGGCCATCGATCCGGGGCGGGCGCAGGCCGTCGCTTCCGCCGGCGCCCTCCCCGAGACGGTCGGGGACACGACCTATCTCTGCGCCGCAGACGCCGAAGGCAACGTGGTGTCTTTCATCACGAGCCTGTCCGCCATCTTCGGCTGCGGTGAGGTGGTCGAAGGCACGGGCATCCTGCTCAACAACCGCGCCGGCCGCGGCTTCACGCTGGAAGAGGGTCATCCCAACTGCATCGCACCCGGCAAACGGACGATGCACACCCTGATGCCGTTCCTGGCGTTGCGGGAGGACGCTCCCTGGCTGGCCTGGGGCACGCCCGGCGGCGACGGCCAGCCCCAGTGGAACCTGCAGGCCTTCTCGGCGGTCGTGGACAGCGGCATTCCCCTGCAGGCGGCCGTCGAACTGCCGCGCTGGACCAGTTTCCCCACCACCGACCCCGCCATCCTGCCCGCGCCCTTCGAGCTGCGGGCCGAAACCGGCTTCCCGGAGGGGACGCTCCGGGAGCTCGAGGCGATGGGACACGCCGTGCGGCACCCGGAGCCGGACGACCAGCCCGGCGGGATGCAGGCCCTCCTGCTCGGCGACGGCGTCTACATCGGCGCCTCCGATCCCCGCGTGGACGGCTGCGCCGTGGGATTCTGA
- a CDS encoding alcohol dehydrogenase catalytic domain-containing protein: MKAVVIREHGGLDTLRLDEVPTPRPGPGEVLLRVRAVALNNMDVWARSGPPGGRPIFPWGRWKLPMITGGDVAGVVEEVGTGVTEVAPGDRVVVNPILSCGRCAFCLAGEQSMCPEYRIFGEHRPGGMAEYTVVPAANALRIPDGVTFEAAAAAPACYTTAWRGLITAGRLQAGEELLVVGASGGVGTAALTIGRFAGARVFALVGNAEKAAKAERLGATPINRSEHPKFSERVRELTGTGVHMVSDPVGAATWPESIRSLRPGGRMVICGASGGERPDFDIRELYQRHRRILGAPMGNVTDFLTVMGLIFRGAITPVIHTVLPLAEVREAHRIFESREHFGKIVLVP; encoded by the coding sequence ATGAAGGCCGTCGTCATCAGAGAGCACGGGGGCCTCGACACTCTCCGTCTCGACGAGGTGCCCACCCCCCGGCCGGGGCCGGGTGAGGTGCTCCTCCGCGTCCGGGCCGTGGCCCTGAACAACATGGACGTCTGGGCCCGCAGCGGCCCGCCCGGCGGCCGCCCCATCTTCCCCTGGGGGCGCTGGAAGCTTCCGATGATCACCGGCGGCGACGTGGCCGGCGTGGTGGAGGAGGTGGGGACCGGGGTGACGGAGGTCGCGCCGGGCGACCGCGTGGTCGTCAACCCCATCCTCTCCTGCGGCCGCTGCGCCTTCTGTCTGGCCGGCGAGCAGTCCATGTGCCCGGAGTACCGCATCTTCGGCGAGCACCGTCCGGGCGGGATGGCGGAGTACACCGTGGTCCCCGCCGCCAACGCCCTGCGCATTCCGGACGGCGTCACTTTCGAGGCGGCCGCGGCGGCGCCGGCCTGCTACACGACGGCCTGGCGCGGGCTTATCACGGCCGGTCGCCTGCAGGCCGGGGAGGAGCTGCTCGTTGTGGGCGCCTCCGGGGGCGTGGGCACGGCGGCGCTGACCATCGGCCGCTTCGCCGGGGCCCGGGTCTTCGCCCTCGTGGGGAATGCGGAGAAGGCGGCGAAGGCCGAGCGGCTCGGGGCGACTCCCATCAACCGCTCAGAGCACCCGAAGTTCAGCGAGCGCGTGCGGGAACTGACCGGGACCGGTGTGCACATGGTCTCCGACCCGGTCGGCGCGGCCACCTGGCCGGAGTCGATCCGCAGCCTGCGGCCCGGCGGGCGGATGGTGATCTGCGGCGCCAGCGGCGGCGAGCGGCCGGACTTCGACATCCGCGAACTCTACCAGCGTCACCGCCGGATTCTCGGCGCGCCGATGGGAAACGTGACGGACTTCCTCACCGTGATGGGGCTGATCTTCCGCGGCGCCATCACCCCGGTGATCCACACCGTCCTCCCCCTGGCCGAGGTCCGCGAGGCCCACCGGATCTTCGAGTCGCGGGAGCACTTCGGGAAGATCGTGTTGGTGCCGTGA
- a CDS encoding sialidase family protein translates to MTAFLRLLPALLLLAAAHPAPAQTIVAADVSEDTTEWASQPKIARDPNGSLHLAFVKSVGGTDQVHVASSTDDGRSWRVRRHTAGPAASRYPTLAAGPNGDLHLAWTTYEPIGHIYYSRFDGRRWSPPLKISPGNEYAGIPALAVDPAGAPHVVWYGIRRQAPPAATRHGSVYEILYSGWVGGRWSSPVVISPGLPDSINPALAADRSGTLHSAWYQLDGNVYQVRYARRSGEWEFPEQVSAGEADAFAVALAAHPDGRVYVVWEHRGRPTRVYFAERRTRWIARQPISPEGQDASTPAVAVDDGGRVYAVWSSRGQLYLRRRDRVWQGTERLTAEGTNTDPVVAARGAYVDLMWTQVIGQRRLLRFATLAGPRAAARGGAPAVWAAAIPILLALLLLWQWHRRPRPGRT, encoded by the coding sequence GTGACCGCCTTCCTCCGCCTGCTCCCTGCCCTCCTCTTGCTCGCCGCAGCACACCCCGCGCCGGCCCAGACGATTGTCGCCGCCGACGTGTCCGAGGACACCACGGAGTGGGCCAGCCAGCCCAAGATCGCCCGCGACCCCAACGGCAGCCTCCACCTGGCCTTCGTCAAGTCGGTAGGGGGGACCGACCAGGTCCACGTCGCGTCCTCCACCGACGACGGCCGCAGCTGGCGGGTGCGTCGGCACACCGCAGGGCCGGCGGCCTCGCGCTACCCCACCCTGGCCGCCGGCCCCAACGGCGACCTCCACCTGGCCTGGACCACCTACGAACCGATCGGCCACATCTACTACAGCCGATTCGACGGGCGGCGCTGGAGCCCGCCGCTGAAGATCTCGCCGGGAAATGAATACGCCGGCATCCCCGCCCTGGCCGTGGATCCGGCCGGCGCCCCGCACGTCGTCTGGTACGGCATCCGTCGCCAGGCGCCGCCGGCGGCGACGCGCCACGGCTCGGTCTACGAGATTCTCTACAGCGGCTGGGTCGGAGGCCGGTGGAGCAGCCCCGTGGTCATCTCGCCCGGACTGCCCGACTCGATCAACCCGGCGCTGGCAGCGGATAGATCCGGCACCCTGCACAGCGCCTGGTATCAGCTCGACGGCAACGTCTATCAGGTAAGGTACGCGCGGCGGAGCGGGGAGTGGGAGTTCCCGGAGCAGGTCAGCGCCGGCGAGGCCGACGCCTTCGCCGTCGCCCTCGCCGCCCATCCGGACGGCCGCGTCTACGTCGTCTGGGAACACCGCGGCCGGCCCACGCGCGTCTACTTCGCCGAGCGACGCACGCGCTGGATCGCCCGGCAGCCGATCTCGCCGGAGGGCCAGGACGCCTCCACGCCGGCGGTCGCCGTGGACGACGGCGGCCGGGTCTACGCCGTCTGGTCCAGCCGGGGGCAGCTGTACCTGCGCCGCCGCGACCGAGTCTGGCAGGGGACGGAACGCCTAACCGCGGAAGGAACTAACACCGACCCTGTCGTCGCCGCCCGCGGCGCGTACGTCGATCTGATGTGGACCCAGGTCATCGGACAGCGGCGTCTCCTCCGCTTCGCCACCCTGGCCGGACCCCGGGCCGCGGCGCGCGGGGGAGCTCCGGCGGTGTGGGCGGCGGCGATCCCGATCCTGCTCGCCCTGTTGCTGCTCTGGCAATGGCACCGCAGACCGCGGCCGGGTCGGACCTGA